In Lates calcarifer isolate ASB-BC8 unplaced genomic scaffold, TLL_Latcal_v3 _unitig_4816_quiver_743, whole genome shotgun sequence, the following proteins share a genomic window:
- the LOC108902375 gene encoding uncharacterized protein LOC108902375 isoform X1 codes for MSVNLSSFVDPHLSSSNISLHSVFERCAKSRAGNMIITAFSITNVLLTLPLSVVVLYLGFRQWRPRCFASTGPRTSRADLFTYNMVAMMLIEVLASCLYCVGTYTNVSVIMSVGYNTFCICSSKKILLEMLTCVERYLAVVHPVTYRGLKNQTGIRIRNLSTGCVWLLFFLWFGLVPVTSESLNMIVSFCSLALVFIVISFCSVSVLCTLRRPGPGDEGRNRERVDHLKRRAFHTILTILGGQLLALGGVMVCFGLFFSLQLRHSDACVMIMSAVWFSLPSSLLLPLLYLHREGKLPCCTSTESD; via the coding sequence ATGTCAGTCAACCTCTCCTCTTTCGTTGatcctcacctctcctcctcaaaCATTTCCCTTCATTCTGTCTTTGAAAGATGTGCAAAGTCCAGAGCAGGCAACATGATCATCACAGCCTTCTCCATCACCAACgtcctcctcaccctccctctctccgttGTCGTCCTCTACCTTGGATTTCGACAGTGGAGACCACGGTGCTTCGCTTCCACTGGACCGAGGACGAGCCGTGCCGACCTCTTCACCTACAACATGGTTGCCATGATGCTGATTGAAGTCTTGGCATCTTGTCTTTACTGTGTCGGTACATACACTAACGTTTCAGTGATAATGAGCGTGGGGTATAACACATTCTGCATCTGCTCATCCAAGAAGATACTGTTGGAAATGTTGACCTGTGTGGAGCGCTACCTGGCTGTCGTTCATCCAGTCACCTACCGGGGTCTGAAGAATCAGACTGGGATCAGGATCAGAAATCTCAGCACTGggtgtgtgtggctgctgttCTTCTTATGGTTCGGTTTAGTCCCTGTAACCAGTGAGAGCTTAAACATGATCGTGTCTTTCTGCTCCTTAGCCTTGGTCTTCATTGTCATCAGTTTTTGCAGCGTGTCTGTTCTCTGCACTCTCAGGCGCCCGGGTCCCGGGGACGAGGGTAGGAACAGGGAACGGGTAGACCACTTGAAGAGGAGGGCTTTCCACACCATTCTGACCATACTGGGTGGTCAGTTGTTGGCTTTAGGAGGGGTGatggtttgttttggtctgttcTTTTCATTGCAGCTGAGACACAGCGATGCCTGTGTGATGATTATGTCTGCAGTCTGGTTCTCTCTGCCCAGCAGTCTGTTGTTACCTCTGCTGTATCTGCACCGGGAAGGAAAACTGCCATGTTGCACCAGCACTGAATCAGACTGA
- the LOC108902375 gene encoding uncharacterized protein LOC108902375 isoform X2, with product MNFLRHATVEWTISDPKPKVVHWFENGHHQPGQQHESYRRRTEMANPLQTGDLSLTLNDPCCDDSGIYICTVRRGQDILAQKVIEVQVQVCQLKVKEGAQSITLSYQTTDELPEDATVEWTISDPEPKVVHRFENGHHQPGQQHEYYFERTEMANPLQTGDLSLTLSDPCCDDSGIYICTVHRGRHILAQKVVEVRVQRQYCTKIRATDWIEMKRSTVKKPQARRKDPDSVTVYSADSGVTF from the exons ATGAACTTCCTGAGGCACGCCACAGTAGAGTGGACCATCTCTGATCCTAAACCCAAGGTGGTGCACTGGTTTGAGAATGGTCATCACCAACCTGGTCAACAGCATGAGTCTTACCGCAGGCGCACAGAGATGGCAAATCCACTGCagactggagacctcagtctgaccctgaatGACCCCTGCTGTGATGACAGTGGTATCTACATCTGCACCGTCCGCAGAGGCCAAGACATCCTGGCTCAGAAAGTGATAGAGGTCCAGGTCCAAG TCTGCCAGCTGAAGGTGAAGGAGGGGGCACAGTCCATAACACTCTCCTACCAAACCACAGATGAACTTCCTGAGGACGCCACAGTAGAGTGGACCATCTCTGACCCTGAACCCAAGGTGGTCCATCGGTTTGAGAATGGTCATCACCAACCTGGTCAACAGCATGAGTATTACTTTGAGCGCACAGAGATGGCAAATCCACTGCagactggagacctcagtctgaccctgagtGACCCCTGCTGTGATGACAGTGGTATCTACATCTGCACCGTCCACAGAGGCCGACACATCCTGGCTCAGAAAGTGGTGGAGGTCCGAGTCCAACGTCAGTACTGTACAAAGATTAGAG CGACAGATTGGATTGAAATGAAGAGAAGCACAGTGAAGAAACCTCAGGCTCGACGCAAAGATCCTGACTCTGTGACTGTTTACAGTGCCGACAGTGGAGTCACATTTTGA
- the LOC108902375 gene encoding uncharacterized protein LOC108902375 isoform X3, translated as MLVFLFVLFTEPFPQTSSFLLGALPGAVLLVLLFVGVFLYVWRRKTRPVCQVKVKEGAQSITLSYQTTDELPEDATVEWTISDPEPKVVHRFENGHHQPGQQHEYYFERTEMANPLQTGDLSLTLSDPCCDDSGIYICTVHRGRHILAQKVVEVRVQRQYCTKIRATDWIEMKRSTVKKPQARRKDPDSVTVYSADSGVTF; from the exons ATgttggtgtttctgtttgtgttgttcacaGAACCATTTCCACAGACATCCTCCTTTCTCCTGGGTGCTTTGCCAGGTGCCGTTCTACTTGTTCTGCTttttgttggggtttttttatATGTTTGGAGAAGGAAGACCAGGCCAG TCTGccaggtgaag GTGAAGGAGGGGGCACAGTCCATAACACTCTCCTACCAAACCACAGATGAACTTCCTGAGGACGCCACAGTAGAGTGGACCATCTCTGACCCTGAACCCAAGGTGGTCCATCGGTTTGAGAATGGTCATCACCAACCTGGTCAACAGCATGAGTATTACTTTGAGCGCACAGAGATGGCAAATCCACTGCagactggagacctcagtctgaccctgagtGACCCCTGCTGTGATGACAGTGGTATCTACATCTGCACCGTCCACAGAGGCCGACACATCCTGGCTCAGAAAGTGGTGGAGGTCCGAGTCCAACGTCAGTACTGTACAAAGATTAGAG CGACAGATTGGATTGAAATGAAGAGAAGCACAGTGAAGAAACCTCAGGCTCGACGCAAAGATCCTGACTCTGTGACTGTTTACAGTGCCGACAGTGGAGTCACATTTTGA
- the LOC127140541 gene encoding butyrophilin subfamily 1 member A1-like produces the protein MREMLGVFLALLLVFHHAAAVAVEVYEGAESVVLPCPVHHRNRTYLSVVWRREDLNPPTVHYKEQRNDRKNNQNQQYRGRTLVSDPLQQQGAASLTLIKPRVNDSGTYTCILRSLGTELNRTEVQLLDQRSGHHCRYSSEVTA, from the exons GTTGG TTTTCCATCATGCTGCAGCTGTAGCTGTGGAGGTCTATGAGGGGGCTGAGTCTGTGGTGCTGCCCTGTCCTGTCCATCATCGTAATAGGACTTATTTGTCAGTGGTGTGGCGCCGTGAGGATCTCAATCCCCCAACGGTCCACTATAAGGAGCAGAGAAATGATcggaaaaacaaccaaaaccaacagtACAGAGGGCGTACATTAGTGAGTGATCCACTGCAGCAGCAAGGAGCTGCCAGCCTCACTCTGATTAAACCACGTGTCAACGACAGCGGCACCTACACCTGCATCCTCCGCAGTTTGGGTACAGAACTGAACCGGACCGAAGTACAGCTGCTGGATCAAAGGTCAGGACATCACTGTAGATACAGTTCAGAGGTCACTGCTTAG